A region from the Pempheris klunzingeri isolate RE-2024b chromosome 17, fPemKlu1.hap1, whole genome shotgun sequence genome encodes:
- the brd4 gene encoding bromodomain-containing protein 4 has product MDYKMHAKSNDLLDFQKLDALLEKIAHSVSVKRESSEECNGISGALSVESVPGPRLNWCPANTTTPAPAPAPAPAPGLEPTPNPVRMGDGLDAAQMSGSSSSSQGQAQSMVNPPPPEYINPNRPKRQTNQLQYLLKMVVKTLWKHQFAWPFHAPVDAIKLNLPDYYTIIKNPMDMGTIKKRLENSYYWNAQECIQDFNTMFTNCYIYNKPGDDIVLMAEALEKAFLQKVTEMPQEETEIVVMTGKGRGRGRRDGGLNLKPGPIIESSSTTPQTRGLSNLSAAPQTRGPAQGPPSLPPQPLMQALPSHVPPTLSSHAPQLGAPYSLGQSDCAPQVPIMTSVPPPAQTSLPPASIQSTAPMLQNPITMTKQRKSQKRKADTTTPTANDQLSESSPAESKSGKTLPRRESTRPTKLMKKEAPDSQHHIGIGIGMGMGPSGGHSPKPQDQMGYCASLVREMLSKKHAGYAWPFYKPVDVDALGLHDYHDIIKHPMDLSSIKAKLENRQYRDPQEFAADVRLMFSNCYKYNPPDHEVVSMARKLQDVFEMRFAKMPDEPESKPMVIAPAPTLHHPAPVKPQPPLAHVASSSDSSSDSSSESESSTDDSEEERAQRLAELQEQLKAVHEQLAALSQPQASKPKRKEKEKKEKKKDKHKKKGGMPGIVDEIQDATPLSQLSKKTKTSNNNNKEVVPKKKPSKKEGMKSNHPSNLQPVPTLEDDLVAAGSSATGEKCKPMTYEEKRQLSLDINKLPGDKLGRVVHIIQSREPSLKNSNPDEIEIDFETLKPSTLRELERYVSSCLRKKKKAPVEKPVESMATSKKTGSSSESSGSSTDSEAEGTGMIKQQKKKGQSVKEGKKAHLHAQSGPAQTVLHSQVAGLQSSSQLKQHQQQHQPSPAGFIVPPVAALESSQLLETSFESLPPFSQPLMHLSHHTGNSSPPAPPHLNAHSAGPVSPETHPFLNQHPILPSPALHSSMPQQPSRPSHKAAPLHPKPPQQQPAPPQQQPTLQQQPQQQQPQPQPQQQPQPQQQQQQQQQQQQQHLQPQSAPPPQHQLSSQILHPPQPLHQRPMSPPTLTPQGLLSSQPPQMLLEDDEEPGSTTPMNQVQLYLQQFQQARQPQQPMQSLQAQARQQQQQQQQQQPGQTSLLQSVQGQSQLSSQNTLPPPQLPVQSQAQPAPSHQAPPQQMPLHQARHMQHTQPQQQQPQQQQLNYQQGPGLAGQSQGSQHKVSMPTNKAQQIIQQQQEQPSPRPTKADPYSTAHIRDNPSPLMMHSPQLPQYPPVSHQSPPHNMQPKKQRAPGSQGGLKEEKLPPSPVMRGEPFNPAMRPDHHKHPDNKPSQPGHGQQNVKSMDSSRPVIRSSEPSGTPSSLQDKDKFKQESKVPIAPKKVQDVKLKNMGSWASLAQKSTSTPLSAVKSSSDSFEQFRRAAREKEEREKALKAQAEQVEKDRLRREQDKLRGRDEEDIMEPSRRVHEEPRRRLEQQHIQAPSQQQQQQQQQQQQQQQQQQQQQQQQQQQQQQQQQQQQQEPQPAVIQQPPQPPTPPQPATQNPLDQQRELARRREQERRRREAMAATIDMNFQSDLMAIFEENLF; this is encoded by the exons ATGGATTACAAGATGCATGCCAAGTCAAACGATTTGCTGGATTTTCAAAAACTGGACGCCCTTCTGGAAAAAATTGCACATTCAGTCTCTGTGAAAAG AGAGTCCAGCGAGGAGTGCAATGGGATCAGTGGTGctctgtcagtggagtctgtGCCGGGGCCAAGACTGAACTGGTGTCCTGCCAACACCACTACCCCTGCccctgctccagctccagctcccgCTCCGGGGCTCGAGCCCACGCCCAACCCTGTTAGAATGGGGGACGGCCTGGATGCAGCACAGATGtcgggcagcagcagcagcagccaggggCAGGCCCAGTCAATGgtcaaccccccacccccagagTACATCAATCCCAACAGGCCAAAGCGCCAGACCAATCAGCTGCAGTACCTGCtcaagatggtggtgaagaccTTGTGGAAGCACCAGTTTGCCTGGCCCTTCCATGCACCAGTGGATGCCATCAAACTCAACCTGCCT GACTACTACACAATAATCAAAAATCCTATGGACATGGGAACAATCAAGAAAAGGCTTGAGAACAGTTACTACTGGAATGCCCAAGAATGTATCCAAGACTTCAACACGATGTTTACCAACTGCTACATATACAACAAG CCTGGAGATGACATAGTCTTAATGGCTGAAGCTCTAGAGAAGGCTTTCCTCCAAAAGGTTACAGAAATGCCTCAGGAAGAAACTGAGATTGTTGTCATGACAGGGAAGGGACGTGGTCGGGGCCGGAGAGATGGAG GTCTGAACTTGAAACCAGGGCCCATCATTGAATCTTCGTCCACGACTCCTCAAACACGTGGTCTCTCAAACCTCTCAGCGGCACCACAGACCAGAGGACCAGCGCAGGGCCCGCCTTCACTACCTCCCCAGCCTTTGATGCAGGCCCTGCCGTCCCATGTGCCCCCAACGTTATCCAGCCATGCGCCACAGCTTGGAGCTCCCTACTCCCTGGGCCAATCAGACTGCGCTCCTCAAGTTCCCATCATGACTTCGGTGCCTCCCCCTGCTCAGACATCCCTTCCCCCAGCATCCATCCAGAGCACTGCCCCCATGCTGCAGAACCCTATAACCATGACCAAA CAAAGAAAGAGCCAGAAAAGGAAAGCAGACACTACAACGCCCACAGCAAATGACCAACTGAGTGAGTCTTCACCAGCAGAGTCCAAATCTGGGAAGACACTACCTAGGCGAGAGAGTACCCGGCCTACAAAACTGATGAAGAAGGAAGCCCCAGACTCCCAGCATCACATAGGCATAGGCATAGGCATGGGGATGGGACCAAGTGGAGGTCATAGCCCCAAACCACAGGATCAAATGGGATACTGTGCTAGTCTGGTTAGGGAGATGCTGTCCAAGAAACACGCAGGCTACGCCTGGCCGTTCTACAAACCTGTTGATGTGGATGCACTGGGACTACACGACTATCATGATATCATCAAACATCCAATGGACCTCAGCAGCATCAAG GCCAAGCTGGAGAATAGGCAATACCGGGATCCCCAGGAATTTGCTGCTGATGTACGATTAATGTTTTCCAACTGCTACAAATATAATCCACCAGACCACGAGGTGGTATCAATGGCACGCAAGTTACAG GATGTCTTTGAGATGCGCTTTGCCAAGATGCCAGATGAACCTGAGAGCAAACCTATGGTTATTGCCCCAGCTCCTACACTTCACCACCCTGCCCCCGTTAAGCCCCAGCCTCCTTTGGCCCACGTCGCTTCGTCTTCAGACAGCTCCAGTGACTCGTCCTCTGAGTCAGAGTCTTCCACAGATGActctgaagaggagagagccCAGAGGTTGGCAGAGCTCCAGGAACAG TTAAAGGCTGTCCACGAGCAGCTGGCCGCCCTGTCTCAACCACAAGCCAGCaaaccaaagagaaaagagaaggaaaagaaggagaagaaaaaagataagCATAAGAAGAAAGGAGGCATGCCTGGCATTGTAGATGAGATCCAGGATGCTACACCTCTTTCGCAGCTCTCAAAGAAGACCAAGACcagtaacaataacaacaaagagGTTGTTCCCAAGAAGAAACCAAG CAAAAAGGAAGGAATGAAAAGCAACCATCCCTCCAACCTGCAGCCAGTTCCCACCCTGGAAGATGACCTTGTGGCAGCTGGGTCGTCAGCTACGGGAGAAAAGTGTAAGCCGATGACGTACGAGGAGAAGAGGCAGCTAAGCTTGGACATCAACAAGCTTCCTGGTGACAAGCTCGGCCGTGTAGTGCATATCATCCAGTCCAGAGAGCCCTCCCTCAAAAACTCAAACCCTGATGAGATCGAGATTGACTTTGAGACGCTAAAGCCTTCCACACTGCGTGAGCTGGAGAGATATGTGTCTTCCTGTCTccgcaaaaagaaaaaggctccAG TTGAGAAGCCTGTGGAGTCCATGGCTACCTCCAAAAAGACTGGATCCTCTTCGGAGAGCAGCGGCTCAAGCACAGACAGTGAAGCTGAGGGGACAG gaatgataaagcagcagaagaagaagggcCAGTCTGTGAAGGAGGGGAAGAAGGCACATCTTCATGCTCAGAGCGGCCCTGCTCAGACTGTACTTCATTCCCAAGTCGCAGGACTTCAGTCCAGCAGTCAGttgaagcagcatcagcagcagcatcagccaTCTCCTGCAGGCTTCATTGTTCCCCCTGTAGCTGCTCTTGAGTCTTCTCAGTTACTGGAAACTAGCTTTGAGTCCCTGCCCCCTTTCAGCCAGCCCCTCATGCATCTGTCCCACCACACTGGCAACTCTTCCCCACCTGCACCTCCACACCTCAACGCTCATTCTGCTGGGCCAGTGTCCCCTGAGACCCATCCCTTCCTTAACCAGCATCCCATCCTCCCATCTCCAG CCTTGCACAGTTCCATGCCTCAACAGCCTTCTCGACCAAGTCACAAGGCAGCGCCTCTTCATCCCAAACCCCCTCAGCAGCAACCAGcacctccacagcagcagccaaccctgcagcagcagccgcagcagcaacaaccacaaccacaaccacaacaacaaccacaaccacaacaacaacaacagcaacagcagcagcagcagcagcagcatctccagCCCCAGtcagcaccaccaccacagcaccagcTCTCTTCTCAGATCCTCCACCCACCTCAACCCCTGCACCAGCGGCCCATGTCCCCTCCAACACTCACACCCCAGGGCTTGCTGTCTTCGCAGCCTCCCCAAATGCTACTTGAGGACGATGAAGAGCCGGGGTCGACAACACCTATGAACCAAGTACAATTATACCTGCAGCAGTTCCAGCAAGCCCGTCAGCCCCAGCAGCCCATGCAGTCACTCCAGGCGCAGGCtcgtcagcagcagcagcaacaacaacaacaacaaccaggaCAGACGTCTCTTCTGCAGTCTGTCCAGGGACAATCTCAACTCTCCTCTCAGAACACGCTGCCTCCTCCCCAGCTCCCTGTTCAGTCCCAGGCTCAACCAGCCCCATCACATCAGGCCCCGCCCCAACAGATGCCTCTACACCAGGCCCGCCACATGCAGCACACTCAGCCgcagcaacagcagccacaacagcagcaactgAACTACCAGCAGGGTCCTGGACTAGCTGGTCAGTCCCAGGGATCACAACACAAGGTGTCCATGCCCACCAACAAAGCACAGCAGATTATCCAACAGCAGCAAGAACAGCCGTCCCCACGTCCAACCAAGGCTGACCCTTACAGCACGG CTCACATAAGGGACAACCCTTCCCCTCTCATGATGCATTCCCCACAACTTCCCCAGTACCCACCTGTGTCTCACCAGTCTCCACCTCACAACATGCAGCCCAAAAAG CAGAGGGCCCCTGGGAGTCAAGGTGGGTTAAAGGAGGAGAAACTTCCTCCATCCCCAGTGATGAGAGGAGAGCCATTTAACCCTGCAATGAGACCAGACCATCACAAACATCCTGACAACAAGCCTTCTCAACCCGGCCACGGCCAACAGA ATGTGAAGTCCATGGACAGCTCGCGACCTGTCATCCGCTCCTCTGAGCCCAGTGGAACACCCTCCTCTCTGCAAGACAAGGATAAGTTCAAGCAGGAGTCCAAGGTGCCCATTGCGCCCAAAAAGGTACAG GATGTTAAACTGAAGAATATGGGCTCGTGGGCCAGCCTGGCACAAAAGTCCACATCTACACCCTTATCTGCAGTGAAGTCATCGAGTGACAGCTTTGAGCAGTTCCGCCGTGCTGCCcgggagaaagaggagagggagaaagccCTTAAGGCCCAAGCCGAGCAGGTGGAGAAGGACCGACTACGCAGAGAGCAGGACAAACTACG AGGTCGAGATGAGGAGGACATCATGGAGCCAAGCAGAAGGGTGCACGAAGAGCCACGCAGGCgtctggagcagcagcacatccaagctccttcacagcagcagcagcagcagcaacagcagcagcagcaacagcaacaacaacaacaacagcagcaacagcaacaacaacaacaacaacagcagcagcagcagcagcagcagcaggagcccCAGCCGGCTGTGATCCAGCAGCCTCCTCAACCCCCCACGCCGCCTCAGCCCGCCACACAGAACCCGTTAGACCAACAGAGGGAGCTAGCACGGCGTAGAGAGCAGGAAAGGAGGAGGCGAGAAGCG atGGCAGCAACTATTGACATGAATTTCCAAAGTGACTTAATGGCTATCTTTGAGGAGAACCTGTTTTGA
- the pet100 gene encoding protein PET100 homolog, mitochondrial, which produces MGVKIEVFKMVLYLSFPVTMFWISNQAEYFEEYVIQRKRELFPPSEPTHRKELESFKEKMRLLKERQMLSKVLEEPEN; this is translated from the exons ATGGGTGTTAAAATAGAGGTGTTTAAA ATGGTGCTGTACCTGTCCTTTCCCGTGACCATGTTCTGGATCTCCAATCAAGCAGAGTACTTTGAAGAATACGTAATACAGAGAAAG AGGGAGCTCTTCCCTCCTAGCGAGCCAACGCAT AGGAAAGAACTGGAAAGCTTCAAGGAGAAAATGCGTCTTCTTAAGGAGCGGCAGATGTTAAGCAAGGTTTTGGAGGAACCTGAGAACTGA